The following proteins come from a genomic window of Sesamum indicum cultivar Zhongzhi No. 13 linkage group LG10, S_indicum_v1.0, whole genome shotgun sequence:
- the LOC105171727 gene encoding major allergen Pru ar 1-like has product MGAITYDIEIPSSIPAAKMFKAVVLDADTLIPKIMPQAIKNVEILEGDGGVGTVKIIHFGEGSQYKSAKHRVDAIDTENLTHSYTIVEGDALAGVLESITYHVKIVPTEDGGCICKNRSIYHTKGDVEITEEKIKEGKEKAMQMLKAIEAYLQANA; this is encoded by the coding sequence ATGGGTGCCATCACTTACGATATTGAGATTCCTTCCTCAATCCCGGCCGCCAAGATGTTTAAGGCCGTTGTCCTCGATGCGGATACCCTTATTCCTAAAATCATGCCCCAGGCTATTAAAAACGTTGAAATCTTGGAAGGAGATGGTGGTGTGGGAACTGTCAAAATCATCCATTTTGGTGAGGGCAGCCAGTATAAGAGCGCAAAGCACCGTGTTGATGCTATTGACACGGAGAATTTGACCCACAGCTACACCATTGTTGAGGGTGACGCACTGGCCGGAGTTCTTGAATCCATCACTTATCATGTCAAGATTGTGCCGACTGAAGATGGAGGATGCATATGCAAGAACAGGAGCATTTACCACACCAAGGGCGACGTTGAGATCACCGAAGAGAAGATCAAGGAAGGAAAGGAGAAGGCAATGCAGATGCTCAAGGCCATTGAAGCTTACCTCCAAGCTAATGCCTAA
- the LOC105171728 gene encoding uncharacterized protein LOC105171728 codes for MYPKVKVRVQREEADQYAYEKSSLQSLKAFEWLSPQHFSSSDDSPGPVARVPRSYAPKSPPPSFYASRELANKKNTVMEESPKKARATSAPRPRAVLSSPENDRIIGSRTQERKEEHSGLKNGGPNQNRRPQCKIFPKSSAAESFTPAQGHNKGSAEPKDDTRAKGGTEGVDSSMRTGPRKKIAPSSVHKLLGKLTWN; via the exons A tgTATCCAAAAGTGAAGGTGAGAGTACAGAGAGAAGAAGCTGATCAATATGCTTATGAGAAGAGTTCTTTGCAGTCCTTGAAGGCGTTTGAATGGCTCTCTCCCCAGCATTTCTCTTCTTCGG ATGATTCCCCAGGACCGGTGGCGAGAGTTCCTCGCTCCTATGCCCCAAAATCACCACCACCTAGTTTTTACGCATCCAGAG AACTAGccaataaaaagaatacaGTCATGGAGGAGAGTCCCAAAAAAGCTAGAGCTACTTCTGCCCCACGGCCGCGTGCCGTCTTATCAAGTCCAG AAAATGATAGAATCATCGGCAGTAGGACacaggaaagaaaagaagaacatTCAGGTCTAAAGAATGGTGGCCCGAATCAGAACAGACGCCCGCAGTGTAAGATTTTCCCAAAATCTTCAGCTGCTGAGAGTTTCACACCAGCACAAGGACATAACAAGGGATCAGCCGAGCCCAAGGACGATACTCGAGCCAAAGGTGGAACAGAGGGGGTTGATTCAAGCATGAGAACCGGACCTCGGAAAAAGATAGCGCCATCATCAGTCCACAAGCTTCTCGGTAAACTGACTTGGAACTGA
- the LOC105171729 gene encoding uncharacterized protein LOC105171729 isoform X2 has translation MFKLVRFKQKSSLRRFSTAINRRHIEDEGDWFYSSEWWGGDPSNSQTVFRETSHSGNGVVSVLAHPCSKPDRFYWARTEKWLQQRYAEICPGLKHDGKFRVSGYEWRTLHFNDYTRESTVKILAAYREEEPGTLCFMQQAHCLAVPYVKSMVSAGLATISSSNYDLVKNAVDGKQTMNILCIGHGGGSIPLFLASKIRGAVVHIVEIDPIVISASIQAMGFPAFSVMTPSSKRACPKLSPIDEVLWKGTHERLFLFNSDAEKFILESTNVYDLIFIDAYDGEDIFPHKLWEPCSPFVQALGNRLHPDHGAVVVNLHADVDLVVDTPNPPVFSFLPMGKHVSQDLESSTATIINI, from the exons ATGTTCAAATTAGTGAGGTTCAAGCAAAAATCGAGCCTCCGGCGCTTTTCGACGGCGATTAACCGCCGTCATATCGAGGACGAAGGCGATTGGTTTTACTCCTCAGAGTGGTGGGGCGGTGACCCCTCTAATAGCCAAACAGTTTTTCGAGAAACTTCCCACAGTGGAAACGGTGTCGTATCTGTTCTTGCTCACCCTTGTTCCAAACCA GATAGATTTTACTGGGCAAGAACAGAAAAATGGCTTCAACAGAGGTATGCAGAGATATGTCCAGGTCTTAAACATGATGGCAAATTCCGAGTTAGTGGTTATGAATGGAGAACACTTCATTTTAATGACTATACTCGTGAAAGCACCGTTAAAATATTGGCTGCATATAGGGAAGAAGAACCTGGAACTTTGTGCTTTATGCAGCAGGCACATTGTCTGGCTGTACCAT ATGTGAAGAGTATGGTATCTGCTGGATTGGCAACCATCTCATCAAGTAATTATGATCTCGTCAAGAATGCTGTAGATGGGAAGCAAACtatgaatattttatgcaTAGGTCATGGTGGAGGGAGCATACCCTTGTTTTTGGCTAGTAAAATTCGAG GTGCGGTGGTTCACATAGTCGAAATTGACCCTATTGTAATCTCAGCTTCAATTCAAGCCATGGGGTTTCCTGCTTTCTCAGTTATGACACCATCCAGCAAGCGTGCTTGTCCAAAACTATCTCCTATTGATGAGGTGTTGTGGAAAGGCACTCATGAAAGactattcttatttaattCAGATGCAGAGAAGTTCATTTTAGAGAGCACCAATGTCTATGACCTCATATTTATCGATGCCTATGATGGGGAAGACATCTTCCCGCACAAGTTGTGGGAACCCTGTTCTCCATTTGTGCAAGCTCTGGGGAACCGACTTCATCCGGATCATGGAGCAGTTGTGGTGAACCTGCATGCAGATGTTGACTTGGTTGTTGACACACCAAATCCACCTGTTTTCTCCTTTTTGCCGATGGGAAAGCATGTCTCTCAG GACCTTGAGTCTTCGACAGCTACAATCATCAATATATGA
- the LOC105171729 gene encoding uncharacterized protein LOC105171729 isoform X1 — translation MFKLVRFKQKSSLRRFSTAINRRHIEDEGDWFYSSEWWGGDPSNSQTVFRETSHSGNGVVSVLAHPCSKPDRFYWARTEKWLQQRYAEICPGLKHDGKFRVSGYEWRTLHFNDYTRESTVKILAAYREEEPGTLCFMQQAHCLAVPYVKSMVSAGLATISSSNYDLVKNAVDGKQTMNILCIGHGGGSIPLFLASKIRGAVVHIVEIDPIVISASIQAMGFPAFSVMTPSSKRACPKLSPIDEVLWKGTHERLFLFNSDAEKFILESTNVYDLIFIDAYDGEDIFPHKLWEPCSPFVQALGNRLHPDHGAVVVNLHADVDLVVDTPNPPVFSFLPMGKHVSQVCHAYKDALLETESSSNGFAYTVSVPWVCNTSLVVCRGFDRPEDSSAWSMVLNSLMSKALLVEKLVDMPFSCLQYIKRGFTPVD, via the exons ATGTTCAAATTAGTGAGGTTCAAGCAAAAATCGAGCCTCCGGCGCTTTTCGACGGCGATTAACCGCCGTCATATCGAGGACGAAGGCGATTGGTTTTACTCCTCAGAGTGGTGGGGCGGTGACCCCTCTAATAGCCAAACAGTTTTTCGAGAAACTTCCCACAGTGGAAACGGTGTCGTATCTGTTCTTGCTCACCCTTGTTCCAAACCA GATAGATTTTACTGGGCAAGAACAGAAAAATGGCTTCAACAGAGGTATGCAGAGATATGTCCAGGTCTTAAACATGATGGCAAATTCCGAGTTAGTGGTTATGAATGGAGAACACTTCATTTTAATGACTATACTCGTGAAAGCACCGTTAAAATATTGGCTGCATATAGGGAAGAAGAACCTGGAACTTTGTGCTTTATGCAGCAGGCACATTGTCTGGCTGTACCAT ATGTGAAGAGTATGGTATCTGCTGGATTGGCAACCATCTCATCAAGTAATTATGATCTCGTCAAGAATGCTGTAGATGGGAAGCAAACtatgaatattttatgcaTAGGTCATGGTGGAGGGAGCATACCCTTGTTTTTGGCTAGTAAAATTCGAG GTGCGGTGGTTCACATAGTCGAAATTGACCCTATTGTAATCTCAGCTTCAATTCAAGCCATGGGGTTTCCTGCTTTCTCAGTTATGACACCATCCAGCAAGCGTGCTTGTCCAAAACTATCTCCTATTGATGAGGTGTTGTGGAAAGGCACTCATGAAAGactattcttatttaattCAGATGCAGAGAAGTTCATTTTAGAGAGCACCAATGTCTATGACCTCATATTTATCGATGCCTATGATGGGGAAGACATCTTCCCGCACAAGTTGTGGGAACCCTGTTCTCCATTTGTGCAAGCTCTGGGGAACCGACTTCATCCGGATCATGGAGCAGTTGTGGTGAACCTGCATGCAGATGTTGACTTGGTTGTTGACACACCAAATCCACCTGTTTTCTCCTTTTTGCCGATGGGAAAGCATGTCTCTCAGGTATGCCATGCATATAAAGATGCTCTATTAGAGACTGAGAGTTCATCTAATGGTTTTGCATACACAGTATCTGTACCTTGGGTGTGCAATACATCTCTTGTTGTATGTAGAGGCTTTGACAGGCCTGAAGACAGTTCAGCCTGGAGTATGGTTTTGAACTCTCTAATGTCTAAAGCCCTTCTAGTTGAGAAACTTGTAGATATGCCATTTTCATGTTTGCAGTATATAAAAAGAGGTTTCACCCCTGTGGATTAA
- the LOC105171729 gene encoding uncharacterized protein LOC105171729 isoform X3, whose product MVSAGLATISSSNYDLVKNAVDGKQTMNILCIGHGGGSIPLFLASKIRGAVVHIVEIDPIVISASIQAMGFPAFSVMTPSSKRACPKLSPIDEVLWKGTHERLFLFNSDAEKFILESTNVYDLIFIDAYDGEDIFPHKLWEPCSPFVQALGNRLHPDHGAVVVNLHADVDLVVDTPNPPVFSFLPMGKHVSQVCHAYKDALLETESSSNGFAYTVSVPWVCNTSLVVCRGFDRPEDSSAWSMVLNSLMSKALLVEKLVDMPFSCLQYIKRGFTPVD is encoded by the exons ATGGTATCTGCTGGATTGGCAACCATCTCATCAAGTAATTATGATCTCGTCAAGAATGCTGTAGATGGGAAGCAAACtatgaatattttatgcaTAGGTCATGGTGGAGGGAGCATACCCTTGTTTTTGGCTAGTAAAATTCGAG GTGCGGTGGTTCACATAGTCGAAATTGACCCTATTGTAATCTCAGCTTCAATTCAAGCCATGGGGTTTCCTGCTTTCTCAGTTATGACACCATCCAGCAAGCGTGCTTGTCCAAAACTATCTCCTATTGATGAGGTGTTGTGGAAAGGCACTCATGAAAGactattcttatttaattCAGATGCAGAGAAGTTCATTTTAGAGAGCACCAATGTCTATGACCTCATATTTATCGATGCCTATGATGGGGAAGACATCTTCCCGCACAAGTTGTGGGAACCCTGTTCTCCATTTGTGCAAGCTCTGGGGAACCGACTTCATCCGGATCATGGAGCAGTTGTGGTGAACCTGCATGCAGATGTTGACTTGGTTGTTGACACACCAAATCCACCTGTTTTCTCCTTTTTGCCGATGGGAAAGCATGTCTCTCAGGTATGCCATGCATATAAAGATGCTCTATTAGAGACTGAGAGTTCATCTAATGGTTTTGCATACACAGTATCTGTACCTTGGGTGTGCAATACATCTCTTGTTGTATGTAGAGGCTTTGACAGGCCTGAAGACAGTTCAGCCTGGAGTATGGTTTTGAACTCTCTAATGTCTAAAGCCCTTCTAGTTGAGAAACTTGTAGATATGCCATTTTCATGTTTGCAGTATATAAAAAGAGGTTTCACCCCTGTGGATTAA
- the LOC105171731 gene encoding cysteine-rich repeat secretory protein 3 isoform X2: MGLPGNPFWFLPLFLVILTILELTPSSKSATDYTSLVYKGCAKQALSDPTGVYSQALSSLFGTLIAQSSKAKFFKTTSGSGQTTITGLFQCRGDLSNVDCYNCVSKLPILIDKLCGKPIAARIQLFGCYMLYEVAGFAQISGMEMLYKSCSGTNVGGAGFEERRDTALSSLENGISSNSGFYTTSYQSVYVLGQCEGDVGASDCVECVKSAVQRAQVECGSSIAGQIYLHKCFISYSYYPNGVPKRSSSSSYSSPSSSDY, from the exons ATGGGTTTGCCCGGAAATCCCTTttggtttctccctcttttTCTGGTCATTTTAACCATTCTTGAGCTCACACCATCATCCAAATCTGCAACTGACTACACCAGCTTAGTGTACAAGGGCTGTGCAAAGCAGGCTTTATCAGATCCAACTGGGGTTTATTCACAAGCCCTTTCTTCCCTGTTTGGCACCCTCATTGCCCAGTCCTCGAAGGCGAAGTTCTTCAAGACAACCTCTGGGAGTGGGCAGACCACAATAACTGGTCTTTTCCAATGCAGAGGTGACCTCTCGAATGTTGATTGCTATAACTGTGTTAGTAAGCTGCCTATACTTATAGACAAGCTCTGTGGGAAGCCTATTGCTGCAAGAATCCAGCTTTTTGGCTGTTACATGCTCTATGAGGTTGCAGGCTTTGCTCAAATCTCTGGGATGGAAATGCTGTACAAGAGTTGTAGTGGAACAAATGTTGGAGGGGCTGGATTTGAAGAGAGAAGGGACACTGCTTTATCTTCACTAGAAAATGGCATAAGTAGTAACAGTGGATTCTACACAACAAGCTATCAGTCTGTTTATGTGTTGGGGCAGTGCGAAGGTGATGTGGGAGCTTCTGACTGTGTGGAGTGTGTGAAAAGTGCAGTTCAGAGAGCTCAGGTTGAGTGTGGGAGCTCCATTGCTGGTCAAATCTATCTTCACAAGTGTTTCATTAGTTACAGCTATTATCCAAATGGGGTCCCTAAAAgatcatcttcttcctcatattcttctccttcttcttcag ATTATTGA
- the LOC105171731 gene encoding cysteine-rich repeat secretory protein 3 isoform X1, producing the protein MGLPGNPFWFLPLFLVILTILELTPSSKSATDYTSLVYKGCAKQALSDPTGVYSQALSSLFGTLIAQSSKAKFFKTTSGSGQTTITGLFQCRGDLSNVDCYNCVSKLPILIDKLCGKPIAARIQLFGCYMLYEVAGFAQISGMEMLYKSCSGTNVGGAGFEERRDTALSSLENGISSNSGFYTTSYQSVYVLGQCEGDVGASDCVECVKSAVQRAQVECGSSIAGQIYLHKCFISYSYYPNGVPKRSSSSSYSSPSSSGSGQNTGKTVAIILGGAAGVGFLVICLLFARGLIKKKDDY; encoded by the exons ATGGGTTTGCCCGGAAATCCCTTttggtttctccctcttttTCTGGTCATTTTAACCATTCTTGAGCTCACACCATCATCCAAATCTGCAACTGACTACACCAGCTTAGTGTACAAGGGCTGTGCAAAGCAGGCTTTATCAGATCCAACTGGGGTTTATTCACAAGCCCTTTCTTCCCTGTTTGGCACCCTCATTGCCCAGTCCTCGAAGGCGAAGTTCTTCAAGACAACCTCTGGGAGTGGGCAGACCACAATAACTGGTCTTTTCCAATGCAGAGGTGACCTCTCGAATGTTGATTGCTATAACTGTGTTAGTAAGCTGCCTATACTTATAGACAAGCTCTGTGGGAAGCCTATTGCTGCAAGAATCCAGCTTTTTGGCTGTTACATGCTCTATGAGGTTGCAGGCTTTGCTCAAATCTCTGGGATGGAAATGCTGTACAAGAGTTGTAGTGGAACAAATGTTGGAGGGGCTGGATTTGAAGAGAGAAGGGACACTGCTTTATCTTCACTAGAAAATGGCATAAGTAGTAACAGTGGATTCTACACAACAAGCTATCAGTCTGTTTATGTGTTGGGGCAGTGCGAAGGTGATGTGGGAGCTTCTGACTGTGTGGAGTGTGTGAAAAGTGCAGTTCAGAGAGCTCAGGTTGAGTGTGGGAGCTCCATTGCTGGTCAAATCTATCTTCACAAGTGTTTCATTAGTTACAGCTATTATCCAAATGGGGTCCCTAAAAgatcatcttcttcctcatattcttctccttcttcttcag GGTCAGGGCAAAATACAGGAAAAACAGTGGCTATAATCTTAGGAGGGGCAGCAGGAGTGGggtttttagtcatttgtttgCTGTTTGCAAGAGGTTTAATCAAGAAGAAAGATG ATTATTGA
- the LOC105171732 gene encoding oxidation resistance protein 1 isoform X1, producing MIKEEKITHDIKDRVSQKLSRFFTATPSSPTPDQESEARPFAEHAKSLSSMVSRLPSASLDWLRQSANYNGVKPIGSLSLKWRSKSFLRKDKPLYGFTESGHEHDDRAMIKSHEENGEPDTTESPSQNYKSSNSHQESQEPGSGRSTSSIGNIASIPHSFSQSMPCLRDESLFISPELYQFLKPSLPNIVKGCQWVLLYSSIRHGISLRTLIRQSADLPGPCLLITGDMQGAVFGGLLDCPLKPTAVWKYQGTNQTFVFTTICGEPRLFKATGANRYFYMCLNNLLAFGGGANFALCLNEDLLSGTSGPSETFGNSCLAHVQEFELKNVELWGFAHASQYHT from the exons atgataaAGGAGGAGAAAATCACGCATGACATAAAAGACAGAGTTTCACAGAAACTGTCAAGATTCTTTACTGCTACACCCTCTTCTCCAACGCCGGATCAAGAATCTGAG GCCAGGCCATTTGCAGAACATGCAAAGTCTCTGTCTTCTATGGTGTCCCGACTCCCCTCAGCTAGTTTAGATTGGTTGAGACAAAGTGCAAACTACAATGGTGTCAAACCTATTGGATCACTTTCGTTGAAATGGAGAAGTAAAAGTTTCTTGCGGAAAGATAAACCCTTGTATGGATTTACAGAATCTGGTCATGAGCATGATGACCGAGCTATGATTAAGTCTCATGAAGAAAATGGAGAGCCTGACACTACAGAGAGCCCAAGTCAGAATTACAAATCATCCAATAGCCATCAGGAAAGTCAAGAACCTGGCTCTGGGAGAAGCACTAGTAGCATTGGCAATATAGCATCTATTCCACATAGTTTTAGCCAGTCCATGCCTTGCCTCCGCGATGaatctcttttcatttctccAGAGTTATATCAGTTTCTGAAGCCATCCCTTCCTAATATTGTGAAAGGTTGCCAATGGGTATTGTTGTACAG TTCAATAAGACATGGTATATCATTACGCACGCTCATCCGGCAGAGCGCTGATCTTCCTGGTCCTTGTCTTTTG ATTACTGGTGATATGCAAGGTGCTGTATTTGGTGGTTTGCTTGATTGTCCCCTTAAGCCTACTGCAGTATGGAAATATCAA GGAACAAATCAAACTTTTGTTTTCACAACCATATGTGGTGAACCAAGACTATTCAAAGCAACTG GTGCCAACAGATACTTCTATATGTGCTTGAACAACTTGCTTGCTTTCGGAGGAGGTGCAAACTTTGCTTTATGTTTGAATGAAGACCT ATTATCTGGGACCAGTGGACCGTCTGAAACATTTGGCAACTCGTGTTTGGCTCATGTTCAAGAGTTTGAATTAAAGAATGTAGAG CTTTGGGGTTTCGCACACGCTTCCCAGTACCATACCTGA
- the LOC105171732 gene encoding oxidation resistance protein 1 isoform X2 yields MVSRLPSASLDWLRQSANYNGVKPIGSLSLKWRSKSFLRKDKPLYGFTESGHEHDDRAMIKSHEENGEPDTTESPSQNYKSSNSHQESQEPGSGRSTSSIGNIASIPHSFSQSMPCLRDESLFISPELYQFLKPSLPNIVKGCQWVLLYSSIRHGISLRTLIRQSADLPGPCLLITGDMQGAVFGGLLDCPLKPTAVWKYQGTNQTFVFTTICGEPRLFKATGANRYFYMCLNNLLAFGGGANFALCLNEDLLSGTSGPSETFGNSCLAHVQEFELKNVELWGFAHASQYHT; encoded by the exons ATGGTGTCCCGACTCCCCTCAGCTAGTTTAGATTGGTTGAGACAAAGTGCAAACTACAATGGTGTCAAACCTATTGGATCACTTTCGTTGAAATGGAGAAGTAAAAGTTTCTTGCGGAAAGATAAACCCTTGTATGGATTTACAGAATCTGGTCATGAGCATGATGACCGAGCTATGATTAAGTCTCATGAAGAAAATGGAGAGCCTGACACTACAGAGAGCCCAAGTCAGAATTACAAATCATCCAATAGCCATCAGGAAAGTCAAGAACCTGGCTCTGGGAGAAGCACTAGTAGCATTGGCAATATAGCATCTATTCCACATAGTTTTAGCCAGTCCATGCCTTGCCTCCGCGATGaatctcttttcatttctccAGAGTTATATCAGTTTCTGAAGCCATCCCTTCCTAATATTGTGAAAGGTTGCCAATGGGTATTGTTGTACAG TTCAATAAGACATGGTATATCATTACGCACGCTCATCCGGCAGAGCGCTGATCTTCCTGGTCCTTGTCTTTTG ATTACTGGTGATATGCAAGGTGCTGTATTTGGTGGTTTGCTTGATTGTCCCCTTAAGCCTACTGCAGTATGGAAATATCAA GGAACAAATCAAACTTTTGTTTTCACAACCATATGTGGTGAACCAAGACTATTCAAAGCAACTG GTGCCAACAGATACTTCTATATGTGCTTGAACAACTTGCTTGCTTTCGGAGGAGGTGCAAACTTTGCTTTATGTTTGAATGAAGACCT ATTATCTGGGACCAGTGGACCGTCTGAAACATTTGGCAACTCGTGTTTGGCTCATGTTCAAGAGTTTGAATTAAAGAATGTAGAG CTTTGGGGTTTCGCACACGCTTCCCAGTACCATACCTGA
- the LOC105171733 gene encoding uncharacterized protein LOC105171733 isoform X2 has translation MAAAASSSNSVANSQSSTNHSPLVKHEQPQDVSSEIMDSKEVKTEPMEDSKEVKREPVEESIYIMDSKEHIEKFKRYEAEFKQYLMSKYFSDKTIFGGNIFDVKMNIDGQNITASRLPPYQSYLDPATFDEMISKGSSSTAETPTPSTSNGKPAA, from the exons ATGGCGGCCGCAGCTTCATCATCAAACTCCGTTGCCAACTCCCAGTCCTCAACCAATCACTCTCCTTTAGTCAAACATGAACAACCACAG GATGTCTCAAGTGAAATCATGGATTCTAAGGAGGTGAAAACAGAACCCATGGAAGATTCTAAGGAGGTGAAAAGAGAACCCGTGGAAGAATCAATTTA CATTATGGATAGCAAAGAACATATTGAGAAATTCAAGAGGTACGAGGCTGAGTTTAAGCAATATTTGATGTCAAAGTATTTCTCGGACAAGACTATCTTTGGAG GTAACATTTTTGATGTGAAAATGAATATAGATGGACAAAATATTACAGCTAGCAG GTTGCCTCCGTACCAGTCGTATCTCGATCCAGCTACTTTTGATGAAATGATAAGCAAAGGGTCAAGTTCTACCGCGGAAACTCCAACTCCTAGTACTTCAAACGGGAAGCCCGCGGCCTAA
- the LOC105171733 gene encoding uncharacterized protein LOC105171733 isoform X1 produces the protein MVSSVIREALLVDEVIRRVSGNPPTLGEFSSMAAAASSSNSVANSQSSTNHSPLVKHEQPQDVSSEIMDSKEVKTEPMEDSKEVKREPVEESIYIMDSKEHIEKFKRYEAEFKQYLMSKYFSDKTIFGGNIFDVKMNIDGQNITASRLPPYQSYLDPATFDEMISKGSSSTAETPTPSTSNGKPAA, from the exons ATGGTTTCTTCTGTAATTAGGGAGGCATTATTAGTCGATGAAGTCATAAGAAGGGTGTCCGGAAATCCTCCTACACTCGGAGAGTTTTCTTCAATGGCGGCCGCAGCTTCATCATCAAACTCCGTTGCCAACTCCCAGTCCTCAACCAATCACTCTCCTTTAGTCAAACATGAACAACCACAG GATGTCTCAAGTGAAATCATGGATTCTAAGGAGGTGAAAACAGAACCCATGGAAGATTCTAAGGAGGTGAAAAGAGAACCCGTGGAAGAATCAATTTA CATTATGGATAGCAAAGAACATATTGAGAAATTCAAGAGGTACGAGGCTGAGTTTAAGCAATATTTGATGTCAAAGTATTTCTCGGACAAGACTATCTTTGGAG GTAACATTTTTGATGTGAAAATGAATATAGATGGACAAAATATTACAGCTAGCAG GTTGCCTCCGTACCAGTCGTATCTCGATCCAGCTACTTTTGATGAAATGATAAGCAAAGGGTCAAGTTCTACCGCGGAAACTCCAACTCCTAGTACTTCAAACGGGAAGCCCGCGGCCTAA